In Synergistales bacterium, the genomic stretch AGATGCAGCCGCAGTAGTGCTGCCGGAAAAGACCGAGCCGGCGGCTTTCCCGGACGGAGCGCCCGAACCCGTCGTTCTTCCGCCAGGTGTGTGCAAGCCACGAAGGTCCTGCGGCGTCGGCGGCGCGCTCCCCGATCCGATGGATCAACGCCACGTCCTTGTGGGGGCTGATGGTCAGTGTCGTGTCGAGACAGGGGAATCCCCTCTCCCGAGCCGCCACCGCTGCTGCGGCAAGCTGGAGCCAAAAGCAGAGGCCGCACCGCCTCCCTCCTTCGGGCGCCGCGGCGTACCGGCGTGTCCGGCACAGCCAGTACTCCGGTTCGTAGGGGGCGAACAAAACGGGAAATCCATAGGCCTCCGACAGCCGCTGCACAGCCTCGCGCCGCCTGCGGTATTCCGCCGCCGGGTGGATATTGCTGCCGTAGAAAAACCCGTGCACCCTGTACCCTTTTTCGGACAGAGCCGCTACAGGTACCGTGGCGTCGGGGGCACAGCAGATATGAAGCAGCACGGCAGGTTGCATAGGGTTGCCGTCACGCCCCTTCTCCCGGCTCCACATCGGAGAGGGCCTCCGGTTCTTCCCGGTCCGGCTCCCCGGAGCCTCCCTGTTCGTCGGCGACAACCCTGGAGGCGAAGACCAGAAACCCCGTGTGACCCACCATCACGTCCTCCGGACGGAGACGAGCCGGATTGGTCTTGTAGTGCCGTTCCAGGATCTCCACCACATCCACATCGACAAAGCCCAGACGGGAGAACCCCTGGAGGGTCTTGTCGATCTG encodes the following:
- a CDS encoding epoxyqueuosine reductase QueH is translated as MQPAVLLHICCAPDATVPVAALSEKGYRVHGFFYGSNIHPAAEYRRRREAVQRLSEAYGFPVLFAPYEPEYWLCRTRRYAAAPEGGRRCGLCFWLQLAAAAVAARERGFPCLDTTLTISPHKDVALIHRIGERAADAAGPSWLAHTWRKNDGFGRSVRESRRLGLFRQHYCGCIYSLRKRG